The Streptomyces sp. NBC_00440 genome contains a region encoding:
- a CDS encoding class F sortase, whose translation MSRTHQPIWRSAALPAAAVCLTLAALTGCSSGSSDSAGHKPAGTASTASGSDAGKSTATDTKTDTKTDTKQPSPPTEVSIPSIGVTSSLLQLGLNADRTVEVPPADKGMTAGWYTGSVTPGEKGAAVLIGHNDTRYGRAVFHDLRKIHKGADIAVRNKLGKTAHFTVTGTESVSKKAFPTDQVYGKTTDRALRLITCDGSFDAQGHPVNNLIVFATLR comes from the coding sequence ATGTCCCGTACGCACCAGCCGATATGGCGATCCGCCGCACTGCCCGCAGCAGCCGTCTGCCTCACCCTGGCAGCGCTCACGGGCTGTTCGTCCGGCTCCTCGGACTCAGCGGGGCACAAACCCGCCGGCACGGCGAGTACGGCGTCGGGCTCCGACGCAGGCAAGAGCACCGCGACCGACACCAAAACAGACACCAAGACGGACACGAAGCAGCCCTCGCCCCCGACGGAGGTGTCGATCCCGTCGATCGGGGTGACGAGTTCGCTGCTGCAGCTCGGTCTCAACGCGGACCGCACGGTCGAGGTCCCGCCGGCGGACAAAGGCATGACCGCGGGCTGGTACACGGGCAGCGTCACCCCCGGCGAAAAGGGAGCCGCCGTCCTGATCGGCCACAACGACACCCGCTACGGCAGGGCCGTCTTCCACGACCTCAGGAAGATCCACAAAGGCGCGGACATCGCCGTCCGCAACAAACTGGGCAAGACGGCCCACTTCACGGTCACCGGCACGGAGAGCGTCAGCAAGAAGGCGTTCCCGACCGACCAGGTCTACGGCAAGACCACGGACCGCGCCCTGCGCCTGATCACCTGCGACGGATCGTTCGACGCGCAGGGTCACCCGGTGAACAACCTGATCGTCTTCGCCACGCTGCGCTGA
- a CDS encoding sensor histidine kinase codes for MVAACSVVATAWLAAQTTSGAIKQEQGQNLTADTRIYNTLLGYAAAHPRWDGVDATVRKLAHQSGRRIALTTENHQTVADSAAGRKPPPALPPQVSAVVDPLSMDTTLAARSSTPTDTTADRIDPRAVGPFRLPASERGRLKRAADRAVACLGRLGIASDAVEGPSGRPRIQPVGNDPDRTQGTRCETDALDAPTPTEQKALTALNHLADACLDRQHRDPIHLSLNLSWNEAAAPEVKRAAARAVTAEPTPVPPTSPRNSDDDRAIASCVGTARREQLSSYVASPALLFIGDQGGATVPGFNLSPANTARIAGVAALVLALTVGASVLAGARLVRPLHALTNAAQRMRDGGSSEPVEVTTDNEIGRLAATFNDMSAHRARLEEQRKAMVSDVAHELRTPLSNIRGWLEAAQDGLAEPDPAFVSSLLEEAVQLQHIIDDLQDLSAADAGSLRLHVEPVRIQDLLGQVASAHQARAETAGVTLTVTGAPPGAPALVLAADPVRLRQAVGNLVSNAVRHTPPGGRVTLRVRGGTPGPAGGRAAEAPCTEAVVEVADTGTGIPAEYLPYVFDRFWRAEKSRNRRTGGSGLGLAIVRKLAEAHGGTASAASTEGEGSVFTLRLPLRRPEAATDSDEPTGRTQNPAAETSPPSP; via the coding sequence ATGGTGGCAGCGTGTTCGGTGGTGGCGACCGCGTGGCTCGCCGCACAGACCACATCCGGTGCGATCAAGCAGGAGCAGGGCCAGAACCTCACCGCCGACACCCGCATCTACAACACCCTGCTCGGTTACGCGGCCGCCCATCCCCGGTGGGACGGTGTCGACGCGACAGTGCGCAAACTGGCCCACCAGTCCGGCCGCCGGATCGCTCTGACCACGGAGAACCACCAGACCGTCGCCGACTCGGCGGCGGGCCGGAAGCCGCCGCCGGCGCTGCCGCCCCAGGTCTCGGCGGTCGTCGACCCGCTCTCCATGGACACCACGCTGGCGGCGCGGAGTTCCACTCCGACCGACACCACGGCCGACCGGATCGACCCACGGGCGGTCGGACCGTTCCGGCTGCCCGCATCGGAGCGCGGAAGACTGAAGCGCGCCGCCGACCGCGCCGTGGCCTGCCTCGGCCGCCTCGGGATCGCCTCGGACGCCGTGGAGGGGCCGAGCGGCCGACCCCGTATCCAGCCGGTGGGCAACGACCCGGACCGCACGCAGGGAACGAGGTGCGAGACGGACGCACTGGACGCACCCACCCCGACGGAGCAGAAGGCGCTCACCGCGCTCAACCACCTGGCGGACGCCTGTCTGGACCGCCAGCACCGCGACCCGATACATCTGAGCCTGAACCTCTCCTGGAACGAAGCCGCGGCCCCTGAGGTGAAAAGGGCGGCCGCGAGAGCCGTGACCGCCGAGCCCACTCCCGTGCCGCCGACGAGCCCCCGCAACAGCGATGACGACCGGGCCATCGCGTCCTGTGTCGGCACCGCGCGCCGCGAACAGCTCAGCTCGTACGTCGCGTCGCCGGCCCTGCTGTTCATCGGCGACCAGGGCGGGGCCACGGTCCCGGGGTTCAACCTCTCCCCGGCCAACACCGCCCGTATCGCGGGTGTCGCGGCCCTCGTCCTCGCCCTCACGGTCGGCGCTTCGGTGCTCGCCGGGGCCCGGCTGGTGCGCCCGCTGCACGCGCTCACCAACGCGGCGCAGCGGATGCGGGACGGCGGGAGTTCGGAGCCCGTCGAGGTCACGACGGACAACGAGATCGGGCGGCTGGCGGCCACGTTCAACGACATGTCGGCGCACCGCGCACGTCTTGAGGAGCAGCGCAAGGCGATGGTGAGCGATGTCGCGCACGAGCTGCGTACCCCGCTCAGCAACATCCGCGGCTGGCTGGAGGCCGCACAGGACGGCCTGGCCGAACCCGACCCGGCCTTCGTCTCCTCGCTCCTGGAGGAGGCGGTGCAGTTGCAGCACATCATCGACGACCTCCAGGACCTGTCGGCCGCCGACGCGGGGTCGCTGCGGCTGCATGTGGAGCCGGTACGGATCCAGGACCTCCTGGGCCAGGTCGCGTCGGCCCACCAGGCGCGCGCGGAGACGGCGGGGGTGACGCTGACGGTGACCGGAGCGCCACCGGGAGCCCCGGCGCTGGTCCTGGCGGCCGACCCGGTCCGGCTGCGGCAGGCGGTGGGCAACCTGGTCTCCAACGCGGTACGCCACACACCGCCGGGCGGACGGGTCACGCTGCGAGTGCGGGGCGGTACACCCGGTCCGGCCGGAGGCCGGGCCGCGGAAGCGCCCTGCACGGAGGCCGTGGTGGAGGTGGCCGACACCGGCACCGGCATCCCCGCCGAGTACCTTCCGTACGTCTTCGACCGCTTCTGGCGGGCCGAGAAATCACGTAACCGCCGTACGGGCGGCAGCGGCCTGGGCCTGGCGATCGTCCGCAAACTCGCCGAGGCGCACGGCGGCACCGCGAGTGCGGCCAGTACGGAGGGGGAAGGCTCGGTCTTCACTCTCAGGCTGCCCCTGCGACGGCCGGAGGCGGCAACGGACAGCGACGAGCCGACCGGGAGAACGCAGAACCCGGCGGCTGAAACCTCGCCGCCCTCGCCCTGA
- a CDS encoding response regulator transcription factor has product MCAHVIVAEDDEKQAELVRRYLEREGHAVTVVGDGLAALEEVRQGAPDLLVLDVMMPRADGLDVVRVLRAESRELPVLMLTARTAEDDLLLGLDLGADDYMTKPYSPRELMARVRTLLRRSQRSAGTAPAPAPDPLLSVGTLVVDPARHSVSVGGRPVDCTPGEFRVLAAMAAEPDRVFTRQQLLAELHGFDRYISNRTVDVHVMNLRKKIETAPRRPARLLTVFGVGYKLTDPAKGAQLASQ; this is encoded by the coding sequence GTGTGCGCACATGTCATCGTCGCTGAAGACGACGAGAAACAGGCCGAACTGGTACGCCGATACCTGGAACGCGAGGGCCACGCCGTCACGGTGGTGGGTGACGGCCTGGCGGCCCTGGAGGAGGTACGCCAAGGAGCACCGGACCTCCTGGTCCTGGATGTGATGATGCCGCGCGCCGACGGACTGGACGTCGTACGGGTCCTGCGCGCCGAGTCACGGGAGCTGCCGGTGCTCATGCTGACGGCCCGTACCGCCGAGGACGATCTGCTGCTCGGGCTCGATCTGGGCGCCGACGACTACATGACCAAGCCGTACAGCCCGCGGGAGCTGATGGCGCGGGTCCGCACTCTGCTCCGCCGCTCGCAACGGTCCGCGGGGACGGCGCCCGCCCCCGCCCCCGATCCGCTGCTGTCGGTGGGCACGCTGGTCGTCGATCCGGCACGGCACTCGGTGTCGGTCGGCGGCCGGCCGGTGGACTGCACCCCGGGCGAGTTCCGGGTGCTGGCCGCGATGGCCGCCGAACCCGACCGGGTCTTCACCCGGCAGCAACTGCTGGCCGAACTGCACGGCTTCGACCGGTACATCAGCAACCGCACGGTCGACGTACACGTCATGAATCTGCGCAAGAAGATAGAGACGGCCCCGCGCAGACCCGCCCGGCTGCTCACCGTGTTCGGCGTCGGCTACAAACTGACCGACCCGGCGAAGGGCGCCCAACTTGCCTCGCAGTAG
- a CDS encoding agmatine deiminase family protein — MNEHAVNRRPAGPALGRRAFLTAAGLTAAGAALAAASQGRAGAASRPGPDAVRDASSRVPAEDVRHTRTWMAWPDSTAIWGGVLTGVQADIALIARTIAAYEPVLMCANPASATRARSLCGASVTVLDSIPVDDCWMRDSGPVFRTDGAGGLNAVGLNFNGWGNKQTHARDALVAGRVAAYAGVPFTRAGLIGEGGAIEQDGAGTLMATRSSLAGRNPGMSQTQLEAAVLDAYGASELIWFDGVSGQDITDDHVDATSRFLAPGKAVVQMPLASDGDPFAKDARRQYSALRAAVTATGGPMDVQQLQGPDYDRIRSTDPDFLASYANYYVCNGAVVCGQFGDTAADRAAKATLARLYPGRAVEQLDIDRLGTGGGGIHCVTQQQPLP, encoded by the coding sequence GTGAACGAGCACGCAGTGAACCGCCGTCCGGCCGGACCGGCCCTCGGCAGGCGCGCCTTCCTCACCGCCGCAGGACTGACCGCGGCGGGCGCGGCCCTGGCGGCGGCGTCCCAGGGACGGGCGGGGGCAGCGTCCCGGCCCGGTCCTGATGCCGTCCGGGACGCCTCCAGCCGCGTACCGGCCGAGGACGTCCGCCACACCCGCACCTGGATGGCCTGGCCTGACAGCACCGCGATCTGGGGCGGCGTACTCACCGGTGTGCAGGCGGATATCGCGCTGATCGCCCGGACCATCGCCGCGTACGAGCCCGTCCTCATGTGCGCCAATCCGGCGAGCGCCACCCGGGCGCGGAGCCTGTGCGGAGCCTCGGTGACGGTCCTCGACTCCATTCCGGTGGACGACTGCTGGATGCGCGACAGCGGCCCGGTCTTCCGCACCGACGGCGCCGGCGGCCTGAACGCGGTCGGGCTGAACTTCAACGGCTGGGGCAACAAGCAGACCCACGCCCGGGACGCCCTGGTCGCCGGGCGGGTGGCCGCATACGCAGGGGTGCCGTTCACCAGGGCCGGTCTGATCGGTGAGGGCGGTGCGATCGAACAGGACGGCGCGGGAACCCTCATGGCGACCCGCAGCAGTCTGGCCGGCCGCAATCCGGGAATGTCGCAGACACAGCTGGAGGCCGCGGTCCTGGACGCCTACGGCGCTTCCGAACTCATCTGGTTCGACGGTGTCAGCGGCCAGGACATCACCGACGACCACGTCGACGCCACCTCGCGCTTCCTGGCGCCAGGAAAGGCCGTCGTCCAGATGCCGCTCGCATCCGACGGCGACCCGTTCGCCAAGGACGCCCGCCGGCAGTACAGCGCCCTGCGCGCGGCGGTGACCGCCACCGGCGGGCCGATGGACGTACAGCAGCTCCAGGGCCCGGACTACGACCGGATCCGCTCCACCGACCCGGACTTCCTCGCCTCGTACGCCAACTACTACGTGTGCAACGGCGCCGTTGTCTGCGGGCAGTTCGGCGACACCGCGGCGGACCGGGCGGCCAAGGCCACGCTCGCCCGGCTCTACCCCGGCCGGGCCGTCGAACAGCTCGACATCGACCGTCTGGGCACCGGTGGCGGCGGCATCCACTGCGTCACCCAGCAGCAGCCTCTTCCCTGA
- a CDS encoding ABC transporter ATP-binding protein, with product MPEHVLEAVDLRRTFGTVRAVDGVSFTLPEGGSLGIVGESGSGKTTTARIVVGLEQADAGEVFVRGTPRSGGARGRAQRLARAREVQMVFQDPYLSLDPRTSADAVLRETLRLHFPGTDHGLRVRELLDQVGLGRRAADALPRELSGGQRQRVAIARALAVQPDVLVLDEAVAALDVSVQAQILNLLADIRQQTPIGYLFITHDLGVVRCVTDQVIVMRHGSVVEAGATSEVLTAPQHPYTRLLLQSVPRPGWDPERITAARRGL from the coding sequence AGCCGTGGATCTGCGCCGTACCTTCGGGACGGTGCGGGCCGTGGACGGTGTGTCCTTCACCCTGCCCGAGGGCGGCTCCCTCGGTATCGTCGGCGAATCCGGCTCCGGCAAGACCACCACAGCCAGGATCGTGGTGGGTCTGGAACAGGCCGATGCCGGTGAAGTGTTCGTACGGGGAACGCCCCGGTCCGGCGGCGCACGGGGCCGTGCACAGCGCCTCGCCCGTGCGCGCGAGGTCCAGATGGTCTTCCAGGACCCCTACCTCTCCCTCGACCCGAGGACGAGCGCGGATGCGGTGCTGCGCGAGACGCTGCGGCTGCACTTCCCCGGTACGGACCACGGCCTGCGGGTCCGCGAACTCCTCGACCAGGTGGGCCTCGGAAGGCGTGCGGCCGACGCGCTGCCCCGCGAGCTGTCGGGCGGCCAGCGCCAGCGCGTGGCCATCGCGCGGGCCCTCGCCGTGCAGCCGGACGTCCTCGTCCTGGACGAGGCAGTGGCCGCACTCGATGTGTCGGTGCAGGCGCAGATCCTCAACCTGCTGGCCGACATCCGGCAGCAGACGCCGATCGGCTACCTCTTCATCACCCACGACCTCGGGGTGGTCCGCTGCGTCACCGACCAGGTCATCGTCATGCGCCACGGCAGCGTCGTCGAAGCGGGCGCCACTTCCGAAGTACTCACCGCGCCCCAGCACCCCTACACCCGGCTGCTCCTTCAGTCCGTGCCCCGGCCCGGCTGGGATCCGGAACGCATCACGGCAGCCCGGCGGGGGCTGTGA